A genomic window from Arthrobacter sp. FW305-BF8 includes:
- a CDS encoding methionine ABC transporter permease has translation MIDRNDPYFWADLLDTILKGAGETFYTVGVSLLLTVLFGLAAGVLLVTTEAHGLLARPFGSRALGVAVNRVLDVVVNIGRSIPFIILMILLIPFTRLLVGSFIGPTAAIVPLAIAGIPFFARLVEIGIREVPKGLVEAAQSLGATRWTILTKVLVAEAVPALALGLSTTVVGLIGYSAMVGAVGGGGLGDVAFRYGYQRYSPEYMFAVVILLILLVQLFQSLGNFAARRLSHR, from the coding sequence GTGATCGACCGCAACGATCCCTACTTTTGGGCGGACCTGCTGGACACCATCCTCAAGGGCGCCGGGGAGACCTTCTACACGGTAGGCGTGAGCCTGCTCCTCACGGTTCTCTTCGGGCTGGCGGCCGGCGTGCTGCTGGTTACCACCGAGGCTCACGGGCTGCTGGCCAGGCCGTTCGGCAGCCGTGCCCTGGGGGTCGCCGTGAACCGGGTGCTGGACGTCGTGGTGAACATCGGCCGGTCCATCCCGTTCATCATCCTGATGATCCTTTTGATTCCCTTCACCCGCCTGCTGGTCGGCTCCTTTATCGGTCCGACGGCGGCGATCGTACCGCTGGCGATCGCCGGCATTCCGTTCTTCGCCCGGCTCGTGGAAATCGGCATCCGCGAAGTGCCCAAGGGCCTCGTTGAAGCAGCCCAGTCGCTCGGCGCCACCCGTTGGACGATTCTCACCAAGGTCCTGGTTGCCGAGGCGGTCCCCGCACTGGCGCTGGGGCTGTCCACCACCGTTGTGGGCCTCATCGGATACTCAGCCATGGTGGGTGCGGTTGGCGGCGGCGGGCTCGGCGATGTGGCTTTCCGTTACGGCTACCAGCGCTACAGCCCCGAGTACATGTTCGCCGTCGTCATCCTGCTGATCCTCCTGGTCCAGCTGTTCCAGTCGCTGGGCAACTTTGCCGCCCGCAGGCTGTCCCACCGCTGA